From the Polynucleobacter sp. MWH-UH35A genome, one window contains:
- the pstA gene encoding phosphate ABC transporter permease PstA → MNKATNINPEVFARRKRANKIGLTLSMFAMGLGMIFLFWILSVLVVKGFSSINLDLFTHSTPAPGSDGGGLANAIVGSLMLIGCCTLISTPVGVLAGLYLSEYGDRSRVAAITRFVTDIMLSAPSIVIGLFVYAFVVAQVRHFSGWAGTIALALIAIPVVVRTTENMLRLVPGSLREAAYALGTPKWKVAFMITLRAAQSGVMTGILLALARVSGETAPLLFTALNNQFFSTNMNAPMANLPVVIFQFAMSPYDNWVDLAWGGALLITFAVLGLNILARVVFREKVRG, encoded by the coding sequence ATGAATAAAGCAACTAACATCAATCCAGAAGTGTTTGCTCGGCGCAAACGTGCTAATAAGATAGGTCTTACCCTGTCGATGTTTGCCATGGGTCTGGGAATGATTTTCTTGTTTTGGATTCTAAGTGTTTTAGTGGTTAAAGGTTTTTCTTCTATCAACTTAGATCTCTTTACGCACAGTACTCCAGCGCCAGGTTCTGATGGTGGCGGTCTTGCTAATGCAATTGTGGGCAGTCTAATGTTGATAGGTTGCTGTACGCTAATTAGCACTCCAGTAGGTGTATTGGCTGGCTTGTATCTATCTGAGTATGGTGATCGGAGTAGGGTGGCGGCGATTACGCGATTTGTAACAGACATCATGTTATCGGCCCCATCAATCGTTATCGGTTTATTTGTGTATGCATTTGTAGTTGCTCAGGTTCGTCATTTTTCTGGTTGGGCAGGCACTATCGCCTTGGCGCTAATTGCAATACCAGTTGTTGTGCGCACTACAGAGAATATGCTTCGCTTGGTTCCTGGAAGTTTACGAGAGGCAGCCTATGCCTTGGGAACTCCAAAATGGAAAGTTGCATTTATGATTACACTTCGCGCAGCTCAGAGTGGTGTGATGACTGGTATTTTGCTTGCTCTTGCACGAGTCAGTGGTGAAACGGCGCCTTTATTGTTTACCGCTCTAAATAATCAATTCTTTTCTACTAATATGAATGCGCCCATGGCAAATTTGCCAGTGGTGATCTTCCAATTTGCAATGAGCCCTTACGACAACTGGGTTGATCTTGCTTGGGGTGGCGCTTTGCTGATTACATTTGCAGTGCTAGGGCTAAATATCCTTGCTCGTGTGGTATTTCGAGAAAAGGTTCGGGGATGA
- a CDS encoding MgtC/SapB family protein: protein MEFINNINFASLTDTAISLCAAFSLGGLIGLERQYRQRTAGLRTNILVALGAAIFVDAANRLTGHEGAVHVMAYVVSGIGFLGAGVIMREEGNVRGINTAATLWASGAVGACAGADLILEASLATIFVLAANTLLRPVVSLINKQPLDTEAVEVTNSVYIITPKHAQKHALKQFIRTLEEAGYQTQDIEVHQFGSEDVEIQVVLTASAVDGEEMDQLIAKIADQEFVTQAFWSPSTTD, encoded by the coding sequence ATGGAGTTCATTAATAATATTAATTTTGCGTCATTAACTGACACTGCAATTAGTCTTTGCGCAGCTTTTTCTCTTGGCGGCTTAATTGGTTTAGAGCGTCAGTATCGTCAGCGTACTGCAGGGTTAAGAACGAATATCTTAGTGGCACTGGGTGCAGCCATATTTGTTGACGCTGCTAATCGCCTGACGGGACATGAGGGCGCAGTCCATGTCATGGCATACGTGGTTTCTGGGATTGGATTCCTCGGTGCTGGCGTCATCATGCGCGAGGAGGGTAATGTCAGAGGGATTAATACTGCAGCTACCTTGTGGGCATCTGGAGCGGTTGGTGCCTGCGCTGGTGCTGATTTAATTCTGGAGGCTAGTCTAGCCACGATATTTGTACTTGCGGCAAATACCTTATTGCGTCCGGTAGTTAGCTTGATTAATAAACAACCTCTGGATACTGAAGCGGTTGAAGTAACTAATTCTGTTTATATCATCACCCCAAAACATGCCCAAAAGCATGCTCTAAAGCAGTTTATTAGAACCTTAGAAGAGGCGGGCTATCAAACTCAAGATATTGAAGTGCATCAATTTGGTAGTGAGGATGTCGAGATTCAGGTGGTGCTCACGGCATCTGCCGTTGATGGTGAAGAGATGGATCAATTGATTGCCAAGATTGCAGATCAAGAATTTGTTACGCAGGCATTCTGGAGTCCTAGTACCACTGATTAG
- the phoB gene encoding phosphate regulon transcriptional regulator PhoB has protein sequence MTHRILIVEDEPSIAELIAINLSHAGYEVEKAMQTDLALAMMKDQLPSLIILDWMMPGKSGVQFAKELRANERTKGLPILMLTAKSEEADKVLGLDSGADDYVTKPFSPKELIARVRAILRRQSPIEDTGPLTIGPLKLDPSSHRVLAVWPNQEAKSVALGPTEFRLLQFFMANPERVHSRASLLDKVWGSEVYIEERTVDVHIKRLRAALAPYDCERYVETVRGSGYRITKTPTEA, from the coding sequence ATGACTCACCGCATACTCATAGTTGAGGATGAGCCATCAATTGCAGAATTGATTGCGATAAATCTGTCTCATGCTGGTTATGAAGTGGAGAAGGCAATGCAGACAGATCTTGCATTGGCAATGATGAAAGACCAGTTGCCCAGCCTTATTATCTTAGATTGGATGATGCCTGGTAAGTCTGGCGTGCAATTTGCCAAAGAGCTACGAGCCAACGAGCGGACCAAGGGTTTGCCGATTCTCATGCTTACCGCAAAAAGCGAAGAGGCCGACAAGGTTCTTGGGCTTGATTCTGGTGCGGATGATTACGTCACTAAGCCATTCTCCCCCAAAGAGCTTATCGCTAGGGTTAGGGCAATACTGCGGAGACAATCACCCATTGAAGATACGGGCCCATTGACGATTGGTCCATTAAAGCTAGACCCAAGCTCTCATCGCGTGCTAGCAGTTTGGCCTAATCAGGAGGCAAAGTCAGTTGCTTTGGGTCCAACAGAGTTTCGCTTGCTGCAATTTTTTATGGCCAATCCAGAACGTGTTCACTCCCGCGCTAGTCTGTTGGATAAGGTTTGGGGTAGCGAGGTTTATATAGAAGAAAGAACGGTTGACGTTCATATTAAGCGCTTAAGGGCCGCATTGGCGCCTTATGATTGTGAGCGCTATGTAGAGACTGTTCGGGGTAGTGGTTACCGAATAACCAAGACGCCAACCGAGGCATAA
- the pstC gene encoding phosphate ABC transporter permease subunit PstC — MIDNAQSHSAPTPQALRIAKIQRVQDFLFHGITQFFACSVLIALLGIIVSLVMNAWPALHTFGLGFFFTQEWDIVNGEFGGLIAIYGTLVTSIIALLIAVPLSFGIAVFLTELCPGPLRRPLGTAVELLAAVPSIIYGMFGLFIFAPLFAEYVEPALAATLGKIPGLGILFSGAFNGIGVLCAGLILAMMILPFIASVMRDVFEIVPPVLKESAYGIGCTTWEVVKNVVLPYTKAGVIGGVMLGLGRALGETMAVTFVIGNAQRLSASLFAPGTSIASTLANEFGEAEAGNHLSSLFALGLALFIITFIVLACAKWMLNNMEKKQGLKS; from the coding sequence ATGATAGATAACGCTCAATCTCACTCAGCTCCAACGCCTCAAGCGCTGCGAATCGCCAAGATTCAGCGTGTGCAGGATTTTTTATTCCATGGAATTACCCAGTTTTTTGCTTGTAGTGTCTTGATTGCTTTATTGGGCATCATTGTTTCTCTGGTGATGAATGCTTGGCCAGCGCTCCACACTTTTGGTTTGGGTTTTTTCTTTACTCAAGAGTGGGATATTGTGAATGGTGAGTTCGGTGGCTTGATTGCAATTTATGGAACCCTGGTTACCTCTATCATTGCGCTATTAATAGCCGTTCCCTTGAGTTTCGGTATTGCCGTCTTCTTGACTGAGCTTTGTCCGGGTCCATTGCGTCGTCCTTTGGGTACTGCGGTGGAGTTGTTGGCTGCTGTTCCATCCATCATTTATGGCATGTTCGGCTTGTTTATTTTTGCACCGTTATTTGCTGAGTATGTTGAGCCAGCGCTTGCGGCTACTCTCGGCAAGATTCCAGGCTTGGGTATCTTATTTTCTGGTGCTTTCAACGGCATTGGTGTGCTCTGCGCTGGTCTGATCTTGGCAATGATGATTCTGCCATTTATAGCCTCTGTGATGCGCGATGTATTTGAAATTGTTCCGCCAGTTCTCAAGGAGTCGGCCTATGGTATTGGCTGTACAACCTGGGAAGTGGTTAAGAATGTGGTGCTTCCATATACCAAGGCTGGGGTAATTGGCGGTGTGATGCTGGGATTGGGTAGAGCACTTGGCGAAACTATGGCCGTAACGTTTGTGATTGGAAATGCACAGAGATTATCTGCATCTCTATTTGCCCCGGGCACATCTATTGCATCGACCCTGGCAAATGAGTTTGGTGAGGCTGAGGCAGGAAATCACCTTTCTTCTTTATTTGCACTTGGCCTCGCACTTTTTATTATCACCTTTATTGTTTTGGCATGCGCCAAGTGGATGCTAAACAATATGGAGAAGAAGCAGGGCCTGAAGTCATGA
- the phoU gene encoding phosphate signaling complex protein PhoU yields MPDKHLSSQFDADLNSLSSRLLEMGGLVESQIATAMRAFTQMDIDTCNVVIENEKLVNDLEIQIDLACTELIARRQPTARDLRLVMAVSKAITNLERAGDEAERVAKRTKRLIESGLPHNINVAEIRLSGQMAISLLRRSLDAFARLDTIAAAEVVQEDRQIDEEFRGFVRKLITYMSEDPHMISTGLDMLTIAKAIERIGDHAKNIAEFVIYIAKGSDVRHIPHEDLVREANRQ; encoded by the coding sequence ATGCCAGATAAACACCTATCATCACAGTTTGATGCCGACCTTAACTCACTCTCAAGTCGATTGCTTGAGATGGGTGGTCTTGTAGAGTCGCAAATTGCCACAGCAATGCGCGCATTTACACAAATGGATATCGATACATGCAATGTAGTGATCGAAAATGAAAAATTAGTAAATGACTTAGAGATTCAGATTGATTTGGCTTGTACTGAATTGATCGCCCGCAGACAGCCTACAGCACGAGATTTACGTCTCGTCATGGCAGTATCAAAAGCGATTACAAATCTTGAACGCGCAGGTGATGAAGCTGAGCGTGTTGCTAAGCGTACAAAGCGCTTAATTGAATCTGGTTTACCGCACAACATTAACGTTGCTGAGATTCGATTATCAGGGCAAATGGCCATTTCATTATTACGTCGCAGTCTCGATGCGTTTGCGCGTTTAGACACCATTGCGGCAGCTGAAGTGGTCCAGGAAGATCGTCAGATTGATGAAGAGTTCAGAGGTTTTGTTCGCAAGCTTATTACCTATATGTCCGAGGATCCACATATGATTAGTACGGGCTTGGATATGCTGACCATTGCTAAAGCGATTGAACGAATTGGTGACCATGCAAAAAACATTGCAGAGTTTGTAATCTATATTGCTAAGGGTTCTGATGTTCGCCATATTCCGCATGAAGATTTGGTCCGCGAAGCAAATAGACAATAA
- a CDS encoding alpha/beta fold hydrolase, translated as MQGIFPIITTLFIYLNLSFSVQAQEKPVIQYAPVNGVKLAYYLKGKGDPMIMIMGYAGTLSAWDPALLEELAKNNQLIIFDNRGAGLSTDTKENNTTIPQMADDAAALVKSLGFQKVNVFSWSMGARIGQQLVIRHPDLVSKAILCAPNPGGKYQIGITKKVSEELNNPSLSLMENFELLFPTTPEGKAAAKMVFERWSAAKAAGTIPDDFVVSKETKARQVRARTTLWDADNQNYKDLKNIKIPVLVADGREDIIDNPKNSVIIANQIPFAWLAFYEGGHAFLFQSYKKLSETVNVFLQKD; from the coding sequence ATGCAAGGCATCTTCCCCATCATCACCACCCTTTTTATTTATTTGAATCTGAGCTTCTCGGTGCAAGCTCAAGAAAAACCTGTCATTCAATATGCGCCGGTCAATGGCGTGAAATTAGCCTATTACTTAAAAGGTAAAGGCGACCCCATGATTATGATCATGGGTTATGCAGGTACTTTGAGTGCATGGGACCCAGCCCTACTTGAAGAGTTAGCAAAAAATAACCAACTGATCATTTTTGACAATCGCGGTGCTGGACTATCTACCGACACCAAAGAAAACAACACCACCATTCCGCAAATGGCAGATGATGCTGCAGCGCTTGTGAAATCACTAGGCTTTCAGAAGGTCAATGTGTTCTCCTGGTCTATGGGGGCTAGGATTGGTCAACAGCTCGTTATCAGACACCCAGACCTCGTGAGCAAAGCGATTCTGTGCGCCCCTAACCCAGGCGGTAAATATCAAATTGGTATTACTAAAAAGGTAAGCGAGGAATTAAACAACCCAAGTCTTTCTCTCATGGAGAATTTCGAGTTATTGTTCCCCACAACACCTGAAGGTAAAGCCGCCGCCAAGATGGTGTTCGAGCGATGGTCAGCAGCAAAAGCTGCGGGAACCATCCCCGATGACTTTGTAGTTTCTAAAGAAACTAAGGCTCGTCAGGTTCGTGCTCGCACCACACTTTGGGATGCCGATAACCAAAACTACAAAGACTTAAAGAATATTAAGATTCCCGTTCTCGTTGCGGATGGCCGCGAAGACATTATCGACAATCCGAAAAACTCCGTGATTATTGCTAATCAAATTCCATTTGCTTGGTTAGCGTTTTACGAGGGTGGGCATGCTTTCCTATTTCAGAGCTATAAGAAACTATCTGAAACTGTGAATGTCTTTCTACAAAAAGACTAG
- a CDS encoding lipase family protein: MKKILSTLAVGSLLGIGFSAAHADPPVSPFYAAVMKLAPEGKLGQVIKQEKIETSIKGAQAWRIAYISSDISGRKTISTGLVVAPVGQAPAGGRPVMTWAHGTTGSAQNCGPSQVLDPAVPLNEYFLVGGNSWTDYGVPAAEEFIKEGYVLVATDYQGLGSGGRHQYSVAATNGMDTLNAARAVISMKETGANKKTLVYGWSQGGGATIALAGMPDYIKQTGTVADNLEIVGFVALAPQDISILAPAGKLDQAAADKYLQTSQKMFLDNIFNFTHATMYYWGTQAAFPNLKLSDIFTDEGVKVANEIYSNKCMHPASDTFNFNYASTYASLLKTAPTNTLAWAQAMQKGGVPVVKPIAPVQIYFGTKDTAVPPMMHKLYQEQACKLGGNVGRMQLPGEQSHFTTPGSSKPFYIAWVKDRIAGKPLANACPQN; encoded by the coding sequence ATGAAAAAAATACTCTCCACTTTGGCTGTTGGCTCTTTACTTGGAATTGGTTTTTCAGCAGCACATGCTGATCCACCCGTTTCTCCTTTCTACGCTGCTGTAATGAAGCTGGCTCCCGAGGGTAAGTTGGGGCAGGTCATCAAGCAGGAGAAAATTGAGACATCCATCAAAGGTGCTCAGGCATGGAGAATTGCCTATATCTCGTCTGATATCTCTGGTCGTAAAACAATTTCAACTGGATTAGTAGTTGCTCCAGTGGGGCAGGCTCCAGCAGGTGGCCGACCTGTTATGACTTGGGCGCATGGCACAACAGGATCAGCGCAGAACTGTGGTCCATCACAAGTGCTTGACCCTGCAGTTCCCTTGAATGAGTATTTCTTGGTGGGCGGTAACTCTTGGACTGATTACGGTGTTCCTGCGGCTGAAGAGTTCATTAAAGAAGGTTATGTTCTAGTGGCAACAGACTATCAAGGTTTAGGTAGTGGCGGAAGACATCAATATAGCGTTGCCGCTACGAATGGTATGGATACGCTTAATGCCGCTCGTGCTGTAATTTCTATGAAAGAAACAGGCGCCAATAAAAAGACCTTAGTGTATGGATGGTCACAAGGTGGTGGAGCAACGATAGCCTTGGCTGGCATGCCTGATTACATCAAGCAAACTGGTACGGTTGCCGATAATCTTGAGATCGTTGGTTTTGTTGCCTTAGCGCCGCAAGATATTTCTATATTGGCCCCTGCTGGAAAGCTTGATCAAGCTGCTGCAGATAAATACCTACAGACTTCACAAAAGATGTTCTTGGATAACATCTTTAATTTCACTCACGCAACGATGTATTACTGGGGAACTCAAGCAGCCTTTCCGAATCTCAAGCTAAGCGATATTTTTACGGATGAGGGTGTCAAGGTAGCCAATGAGATCTACAGCAATAAGTGTATGCATCCAGCTAGCGATACATTTAACTTTAACTACGCATCAACTTACGCAAGTTTATTGAAGACAGCCCCCACCAATACGCTTGCTTGGGCTCAGGCGATGCAAAAGGGTGGTGTGCCTGTTGTAAAACCAATTGCCCCAGTACAGATTTACTTCGGTACAAAGGACACCGCCGTGCCGCCAATGATGCATAAGCTCTATCAAGAGCAAGCCTGCAAACTGGGTGGCAATGTTGGAAGAATGCAATTGCCAGGGGAGCAGTCGCACTTTACGACACCGGGCTCTTCTAAGCCCTTCTATATAGCGTGGGTGAAAGATCGGATTGCTGGTAAACCACTTGCAAACGCCTGCCCTCAAAACTAG
- the pstS gene encoding phosphate ABC transporter substrate-binding protein PstS, which produces MKSFLKKALVIGAISLAPAAFAVDMTGAGATFPYPIYAKWAEAFKAKTGSNLNYQSIGSSGGIKQIKAKTVDFGATDNPVKFDDLEKDGLVQFPAIIGGVVPVINVDGVKPGEIKLDGPTLADIFQGVISDWGDKRIAIMNPGVKIPSGPITVVVRADGSGTTAIFTDYLAKTSSLFKDSVGSGASVKWPAASTVGGKGNEGVAANVTRVKNSVGYVEYAYAKKNKMTFISLKNKDGQFVAPDDLTFAAAAASTDWAAIPGMGTFITNAPGAKSWPITGASFILIYKNPENKANVAEVIKFFDFAFKDGKKMAEELDYVPMPDKTTDFIRKNVFTKIVTK; this is translated from the coding sequence ATGAAATCTTTCTTGAAAAAAGCCTTGGTTATTGGTGCTATTTCACTGGCTCCAGCGGCATTTGCAGTTGATATGACTGGTGCGGGAGCTACGTTCCCATACCCAATCTATGCTAAATGGGCAGAAGCTTTCAAAGCCAAAACGGGCTCAAACTTAAATTACCAGTCTATCGGCTCATCTGGCGGTATTAAGCAGATCAAGGCAAAAACAGTGGATTTTGGGGCGACTGATAATCCAGTAAAGTTTGACGATTTAGAAAAAGATGGTTTGGTTCAGTTCCCGGCGATTATTGGTGGTGTGGTTCCAGTCATCAACGTTGACGGCGTAAAGCCAGGCGAGATCAAATTGGATGGTCCTACTTTGGCTGATATTTTCCAGGGTGTGATTTCAGATTGGGGTGATAAGCGTATCGCCATCATGAATCCAGGTGTAAAGATTCCTAGCGGCCCAATTACTGTAGTTGTGCGTGCTGATGGTTCTGGTACTACAGCGATTTTTACTGATTACCTAGCTAAAACCAGTTCTTTGTTTAAAGACTCTGTTGGTTCTGGCGCTTCTGTGAAGTGGCCTGCAGCCTCAACTGTGGGCGGTAAGGGCAATGAAGGTGTTGCGGCAAACGTAACTCGCGTGAAGAATTCTGTCGGCTATGTTGAATATGCCTATGCCAAGAAAAACAAGATGACATTTATATCTTTGAAAAATAAAGATGGTCAGTTTGTTGCTCCAGATGACCTTACTTTTGCTGCAGCGGCTGCTAGCACTGATTGGGCTGCCATTCCAGGTATGGGCACATTCATTACGAATGCACCTGGTGCTAAATCTTGGCCAATTACTGGTGCATCATTCATCTTAATTTATAAGAACCCAGAAAACAAAGCCAACGTTGCTGAAGTGATTAAGTTCTTTGACTTTGCCTTCAAGGATGGCAAGAAGATGGCGGAAGAATTAGATTACGTTCCAATGCCTGACAAAACAACTGACTTCATTCGCAAGAATGTTTTCACCAAGATTGTCACCAAGTAA
- a CDS encoding AbrB/MazE/SpoVT family DNA-binding domain-containing protein, whose amino-acid sequence MNIRISKWGNSLALRIPAAIIKEIKLKEGDKVEATLSSDGSIVIKPQKLDRKTLSKMTRELRDSMKMGKSVMDEIRSGARY is encoded by the coding sequence GTGAATATCCGCATTTCAAAATGGGGCAATAGCCTGGCACTTCGCATTCCCGCTGCAATCATCAAAGAAATCAAACTTAAGGAGGGGGATAAAGTTGAAGCAACCCTATCAAGCGATGGATCAATAGTCATCAAACCTCAAAAACTAGATCGCAAAACACTATCCAAAATGACTAGGGAGTTAAGAGACTCTATGAAAATGGGGAAATCTGTGATGGATGAGATTCGCTCCGGAGCTCGCTACTAA
- the phoR gene encoding phosphate regulon sensor histidine kinase PhoR encodes MLSVLTRFFVIICVAFIAAFIALSFWGAEWAIASGISVLSIPLVYAYINLARLRKYVLADAVENMPLPSGFWEEVFFRLQRLVRNLKQRIRSIEQQHDHFIEAFQASPNGIVMLDEGDQIEWCNSIAERFFGLIFKRDVMQRINFLIRRPEFIQYLNKRNFEEPLLMERMGSDGSLSLMLQAFPFGQKRHLLLVQDVTDLQKADAMRRDFVANVSHEMRTPITVLMGFLETVQSLDLKKEQQDQYFDMMMSQAQRMKSLVEDLLTLANLESNALPATNTVVKVETLMALLKNDAEALSQGKHSLRFDVNSRRDLLGDEREILSAFSNLVSNAIRYTPDVGSIDVQWSVNDQGQGEFSVTDTGPGIASEHLSRLTERFYRVDRSRSRDTGGTGLGLAIVKHIANRHQAQLLIESTPGRGSKFMLRFPKERVVA; translated from the coding sequence ATGCTCTCAGTGCTCACCCGCTTTTTTGTCATCATTTGTGTCGCATTTATTGCGGCTTTTATTGCCCTGTCATTTTGGGGTGCAGAGTGGGCTATTGCTTCTGGAATTTCAGTGCTTTCAATACCCCTCGTCTATGCATACATTAATTTAGCGCGGCTTAGGAAGTATGTTCTTGCGGATGCCGTTGAAAATATGCCATTACCCAGCGGTTTTTGGGAAGAGGTGTTTTTTAGGTTGCAACGTTTGGTTAGAAATCTAAAGCAACGCATTCGCAGCATTGAACAACAACATGATCATTTTATTGAGGCGTTCCAGGCGTCGCCAAATGGAATAGTCATGCTAGATGAGGGTGATCAAATTGAATGGTGCAATAGTATTGCGGAGAGATTTTTTGGACTGATCTTTAAGCGTGATGTAATGCAACGCATCAATTTTTTAATTCGTCGCCCTGAATTTATACAGTATCTCAATAAGCGTAATTTCGAAGAGCCTCTATTAATGGAGCGCATGGGGTCTGATGGCAGCTTAAGTTTGATGTTGCAGGCCTTTCCCTTCGGTCAAAAGCGTCATCTTCTTTTAGTTCAGGATGTTACGGATTTACAAAAAGCAGATGCAATGCGTCGTGATTTCGTGGCTAACGTTTCACATGAGATGCGTACACCAATTACTGTATTAATGGGCTTTCTGGAAACCGTTCAGTCACTAGATTTAAAGAAAGAACAACAGGATCAGTACTTCGACATGATGATGTCGCAAGCACAGAGAATGAAGAGTTTGGTTGAGGATTTATTGACGCTGGCTAATTTAGAGTCCAATGCATTGCCAGCTACTAATACTGTAGTAAAGGTTGAAACATTAATGGCCTTGCTAAAGAACGATGCGGAAGCGCTCTCGCAAGGAAAGCATTCATTGAGATTTGATGTCAACTCAAGGAGAGATTTGCTGGGTGATGAAAGAGAGATTCTCTCCGCATTTAGTAATTTAGTTTCTAATGCTATTCGTTATACACCAGATGTCGGGTCAATCGATGTTCAATGGAGTGTGAATGATCAGGGGCAGGGCGAATTTTCGGTTACAGATACTGGCCCAGGAATTGCATCCGAGCACTTATCTCGATTAACAGAGCGCTTTTATCGGGTGGATAGAAGCCGCTCAAGAGATACCGGAGGCACTGGTTTAGGTTTAGCTATTGTTAAGCATATTGCTAATCGACATCAAGCTCAATTGCTAATTGAAAGTACCCCCGGAAGAGGCAGTAAGTTCATGCTGCGCTTCCCTAAAGAGCGGGTAGTGGCCTAA
- the pstB gene encoding phosphate ABC transporter ATP-binding protein PstB, which translates to MMSNMRTMFDLNQVDSQGGRVDTVNQEPQKAAINAIEVRNLNFYYGAFQGLKKINLDIEQGKVTAFIGPSGCGKSTLLRTLNRMYDLYPGQRAEGEINFYGQNILESGQDLNLLRSRIGMVFQKPTPFPMSIYENIAFGVRLYEKLSRSEMDERVEWALNKAALWNEVKDKLNQSGLSLSGGQQQRLCIARGVAVKPSVILLDEPTSALDPISTGKVEELIHELKNDYTIAIVTHNMQQAARVSDYTAYMYLGSLIEYGKTDEIFIKPKRKETEDYITGRFG; encoded by the coding sequence ATGATGAGTAATATGAGAACAATGTTTGACTTAAATCAGGTGGATAGTCAAGGGGGTAGAGTGGATACGGTAAATCAAGAACCGCAAAAAGCGGCAATTAATGCAATTGAAGTGCGCAATCTAAATTTTTATTACGGCGCATTTCAGGGGCTTAAAAAGATCAATTTAGATATTGAACAAGGTAAGGTTACCGCATTCATCGGCCCATCAGGCTGTGGAAAATCAACACTCCTAAGAACTTTAAATCGCATGTATGACCTCTATCCAGGTCAGCGCGCTGAGGGTGAGATTAATTTCTACGGTCAAAATATTCTTGAGTCGGGCCAAGATTTGAATTTGCTGCGCTCGCGAATTGGTATGGTTTTTCAAAAGCCGACACCATTCCCAATGTCAATTTATGAAAATATCGCTTTTGGTGTGCGTCTTTACGAAAAGCTCTCGCGTTCTGAAATGGATGAACGCGTTGAGTGGGCATTAAATAAGGCGGCACTATGGAATGAGGTTAAAGATAAATTAAATCAGAGTGGTTTATCTCTCTCCGGCGGTCAGCAGCAACGTTTGTGTATTGCTCGTGGTGTAGCCGTAAAACCATCCGTAATCTTGTTGGATGAACCAACCTCAGCGTTGGACCCAATTTCAACGGGCAAGGTTGAAGAGTTGATTCATGAGCTCAAAAATGATTACACCATTGCGATTGTGACTCATAATATGCAGCAAGCTGCCCGTGTTTCAGATTACACCGCTTATATGTATTTAGGCAGTCTGATTGAGTACGGCAAAACAGACGAGATATTTATTAAGCCTAAGCGCAAAGAAACCGAAGACTATATTACTGGTCGCTTCGGTTAA